In Corythoichthys intestinalis isolate RoL2023-P3 chromosome 11, ASM3026506v1, whole genome shotgun sequence, a single genomic region encodes these proteins:
- the dctn4 gene encoding dynactin subunit 4 isoform X1, producing MASLLQPDRVVYLVRGEKKIRAPLSQLYFCRYCSELRSLECVSHEVDSHYCPSCLENMPSAEAKLKKNRCANCFDCPCCMHTLSTRATNIPAPLPDDPTKTAMKKAYYLACGFCRWTSRDVGMADKSVASGGWQEPENCHNQRINKLMEYYQQLAHREKQERDRKKLARRRQCMPLAFSQHTIHVVEKYGLGTRLQRQRSGAPISTLAGLSLKEGEDQREITIEPAQAVDEVEPLPEDCYTRPICLPEVTRLRQRLLQPDFQPAGASQLHPRHKHLLMKRSLRCRKCEHNLSKPEFNPTSIKFKIHLVAVSYIPEVRIMSIPNLRHMKESQVLLTLTNPVENVTHVTLVSCDEEDPDDINSTAEVIVPRKELVLAGKDAAAEYDELAEPQDFQDDPDVVAFRKSNKIGFFIKVIPRKEEDCDVTVTFKMRHDSRDLTASIRPSEEGADTTAEPVWLTHHVELRLGPLIP from the exons ATGGCGTCTCTTCTCCAGCCAGATAGAGTCGTCTATCTGGTTCGCGGGGAGAAAAAGATTCGGGCTCCTCTATCCCAGCTATATTTCTGTCGTTACTGTAGCGAGCTACGTTCATTGGAATGCGTGTCTCACGAG GTTGATTCCCATTATTGCCCAAGCTGCCTAGAAAATATGCCTTCCGCAGAAGCTAAACTGAAAAAGAACAG GTGTGCCAACTGTTTTGACTGCCCATGTTGCATGCACACCTTGTCAACTCGGGCCACGAACATCCCGGCTCCTTTGCCTGATGATCCCACCAAGACTGCTATGAAAAAGGCATACTATCTAGCCTGTGGTTTCTGCCGCTGGACCTCCAGGGATGTAGGAATGGCTGACAAATCAGTGG CTAGTGGTGGGTGGCAGGAGCCTGAGAACTGTCATAATCAGCGG ATCAACAAGCTGATGGAGTATTACCAACAGCTGGCTCACAGAGAGAAGCAGGAGCGAGACCGTAAGAAGCTGGCCAGGAGACGACAGTGCATGCCTTTAGCTTTTTCG CAACATACTATTCACGTGGTG GAAAAGTACGGCCTTGGAACACGACTGCAGCGTCAGAGGTCTGGAGCGCCCATTTCTACTCTGGCTGGTCTTTC CCTGAAAGAGGGAGAAGACCAGCGGGAGATAACCATCGAGCCTGCCCAGGCTGTTGATGAGGTGGAGCCTCTGCCTGAAGATTGCTACACAAGGCCCATTTGCTTGCCAGAGG tgACCCGACTGCGCCAGCGACTCCTGCAGCCAGACTTCCAGCCCGCAGGAGCCTCGCAGCTGCACCCGCGGCACAAACACCTCCTGATGAAGCGCTCACTGCGCTGCAGG AAATGTGAGCACAACCTGAGCAAGCCTGAATTCAATCCAACTTCCATCAAGTTTAAAATTCACCTGGTGGCTGT GAGTTACATCCCTGAAGTGCGAATTATGTCCATTCCAAATCTGCGCCACATGAAG GAGAGCCAAGTGCTTCTGACCCTGACCAACCCAGTGGAGAATGTCACCCATGTGACACTGGTTTCCTGTGATGAGGAGGACCCTGATGACATCAACAGCACTGCAGAG GTCATCGTGCCCCGTAAAGAGCTGGTCCTGGCAGGGAAGGATGCCGCTGCTGAGTATGATGAATTGGCCGAACCCCAGGACTTCCAGGATGACCCCGA TGTGGTCGCATTCAGGAAATCCAACAAGATTGGTTTCTTCATCAAAGTCATCCCACGCAAAGAAGAAGACTGCGACGTCACCGTCACATTCAAGATGCGACATGACTCGCGGGACCTCACAGCTTCCATCAGACCGAGCGAGGAGGGCGCCGACACCACCGCTGAGCCTGTTTGGCTAACGCACCATGTGGAGCTGAGGCTGGGACCGCTCATCCCTTGA
- the dctn4 gene encoding dynactin subunit 4 isoform X2 — MASLLQPDRVVYLVRGEKKIRAPLSQLYFCRYCSELRSLECVSHEVDSHYCPSCLENMPSAEAKLKKNRCANCFDCPCCMHTLSTRATNIPAPLPDDPTKTAMKKAYYLACGFCRWTSRDVGMADKSVASGGWQEPENCHNQRINKLMEYYQQLAHREKQERDRKKLARRRQCMPLAFSEKYGLGTRLQRQRSGAPISTLAGLSLKEGEDQREITIEPAQAVDEVEPLPEDCYTRPICLPEVTRLRQRLLQPDFQPAGASQLHPRHKHLLMKRSLRCRKCEHNLSKPEFNPTSIKFKIHLVAVSYIPEVRIMSIPNLRHMKESQVLLTLTNPVENVTHVTLVSCDEEDPDDINSTAEVIVPRKELVLAGKDAAAEYDELAEPQDFQDDPDVVAFRKSNKIGFFIKVIPRKEEDCDVTVTFKMRHDSRDLTASIRPSEEGADTTAEPVWLTHHVELRLGPLIP; from the exons ATGGCGTCTCTTCTCCAGCCAGATAGAGTCGTCTATCTGGTTCGCGGGGAGAAAAAGATTCGGGCTCCTCTATCCCAGCTATATTTCTGTCGTTACTGTAGCGAGCTACGTTCATTGGAATGCGTGTCTCACGAG GTTGATTCCCATTATTGCCCAAGCTGCCTAGAAAATATGCCTTCCGCAGAAGCTAAACTGAAAAAGAACAG GTGTGCCAACTGTTTTGACTGCCCATGTTGCATGCACACCTTGTCAACTCGGGCCACGAACATCCCGGCTCCTTTGCCTGATGATCCCACCAAGACTGCTATGAAAAAGGCATACTATCTAGCCTGTGGTTTCTGCCGCTGGACCTCCAGGGATGTAGGAATGGCTGACAAATCAGTGG CTAGTGGTGGGTGGCAGGAGCCTGAGAACTGTCATAATCAGCGG ATCAACAAGCTGATGGAGTATTACCAACAGCTGGCTCACAGAGAGAAGCAGGAGCGAGACCGTAAGAAGCTGGCCAGGAGACGACAGTGCATGCCTTTAGCTTTTTCG GAAAAGTACGGCCTTGGAACACGACTGCAGCGTCAGAGGTCTGGAGCGCCCATTTCTACTCTGGCTGGTCTTTC CCTGAAAGAGGGAGAAGACCAGCGGGAGATAACCATCGAGCCTGCCCAGGCTGTTGATGAGGTGGAGCCTCTGCCTGAAGATTGCTACACAAGGCCCATTTGCTTGCCAGAGG tgACCCGACTGCGCCAGCGACTCCTGCAGCCAGACTTCCAGCCCGCAGGAGCCTCGCAGCTGCACCCGCGGCACAAACACCTCCTGATGAAGCGCTCACTGCGCTGCAGG AAATGTGAGCACAACCTGAGCAAGCCTGAATTCAATCCAACTTCCATCAAGTTTAAAATTCACCTGGTGGCTGT GAGTTACATCCCTGAAGTGCGAATTATGTCCATTCCAAATCTGCGCCACATGAAG GAGAGCCAAGTGCTTCTGACCCTGACCAACCCAGTGGAGAATGTCACCCATGTGACACTGGTTTCCTGTGATGAGGAGGACCCTGATGACATCAACAGCACTGCAGAG GTCATCGTGCCCCGTAAAGAGCTGGTCCTGGCAGGGAAGGATGCCGCTGCTGAGTATGATGAATTGGCCGAACCCCAGGACTTCCAGGATGACCCCGA TGTGGTCGCATTCAGGAAATCCAACAAGATTGGTTTCTTCATCAAAGTCATCCCACGCAAAGAAGAAGACTGCGACGTCACCGTCACATTCAAGATGCGACATGACTCGCGGGACCTCACAGCTTCCATCAGACCGAGCGAGGAGGGCGCCGACACCACCGCTGAGCCTGTTTGGCTAACGCACCATGTGGAGCTGAGGCTGGGACCGCTCATCCCTTGA